A DNA window from Ralstonia solanacearum K60 contains the following coding sequences:
- a CDS encoding nucleotidyl transferase AbiEii/AbiGii toxin family protein, with protein MTLVHLKTPLPDGKLAVLTLMDRVARQVNLRYLVVGATARDILMYYLHGFPLNRASPDIDFAVAIESWSAFTALKAALLREPPLRSDARIPHRLHYSVTVDDGFPVDLVPFGGVEISPAQVAWPPDMAIVMNVAGYAEALDSAVTVYVADDCEIPVASIPGLVMTKLIAWLDRGQSNPKDAVDFRYLLENYADAGNADRLYGEELPLLHSCGYQLEHAGPRLLGLDVASIALAESKQQIVDILADRQLHDRLVAHMLRGEAHSDGAVEKIESQLAEFRIGLTE; from the coding sequence ATGACTCTGGTCCATCTCAAGACGCCGCTACCGGATGGAAAGCTGGCGGTGCTGACCCTCATGGATCGCGTGGCCCGGCAGGTCAACCTGCGGTACCTGGTTGTGGGTGCGACGGCGCGCGACATCCTGATGTATTACCTTCACGGATTTCCTCTCAACCGAGCCAGTCCCGATATCGATTTCGCCGTAGCCATCGAGAGCTGGTCAGCTTTCACGGCGCTCAAGGCAGCGCTTCTTCGGGAGCCGCCCCTTCGATCGGACGCGCGGATCCCGCATCGGCTTCACTATTCGGTAACCGTTGACGATGGCTTTCCGGTCGATCTGGTTCCGTTCGGTGGCGTCGAGATCTCTCCCGCGCAAGTGGCGTGGCCTCCGGATATGGCAATCGTGATGAATGTGGCAGGTTACGCCGAGGCGCTGGATAGCGCGGTGACGGTGTACGTCGCTGATGACTGCGAGATTCCCGTTGCGTCGATACCGGGTCTCGTGATGACGAAATTGATCGCTTGGCTGGACCGCGGGCAGTCCAATCCGAAAGACGCGGTGGACTTCCGGTATCTGTTGGAAAACTATGCAGATGCAGGCAATGCCGACAGGTTGTATGGAGAGGAACTGCCGCTGCTCCATTCATGCGGCTATCAGCTTGAGCATGCTGGTCCAAGACTGCTGGGATTGGATGTGGCGTCTATCGCTTTGGCCGAAAGCAAGCAGCAGATTGTCGATATTCTTGCTGATCGGCAATTGCATGATCGATTGGTGGCGCACATGCTTCGGGGCGAAGCTCACAGCGATGGTGCAGTGGAGAAAATTGAGAGCCAGCTTGCCGAATTTAGGATTGGGCTGACGGAATAG
- a CDS encoding type IV toxin-antitoxin system AbiEi family antitoxin — MNDHNLYGLPDFDRPTEALLRQLVAAATGRVSVSLHVIDFRPAGRSDGGLAGEGTLMLDVNGATQQYTLVARGRIRSREDVRAVVGKSRSAAFPALLATTHLTSALADECIEHDLQFIDLAGNLYVHAPGQYLLITGRSANPEIKRLASRSGRPAISASASALRMIFVLLSAPELVNRPYREIAAAAGVALGTIGSVFDDLRERGLLAGTDGRRLLDPAVLREEWSINYPLRLLPKLNVHRFAAGDPSWWQHAELPAGQAWWSGEVAAAKLTGQLRPGAQTLYVEPTARPAVTMALAKHHRLRADPAGRLEIIDAFWHLDERWMEKATVPPLLVYADLLRTREPRNAEAAVLVREKMEQVG, encoded by the coding sequence ATGAACGACCACAACCTGTACGGCCTGCCGGACTTTGACCGCCCGACCGAAGCGTTGCTCAGGCAGCTCGTTGCTGCCGCAACCGGACGCGTCAGCGTTTCGCTGCATGTCATCGACTTTCGTCCGGCCGGGCGAAGTGATGGAGGATTGGCTGGGGAGGGGACGCTCATGCTGGATGTGAATGGCGCCACCCAGCAATACACGCTTGTGGCCCGGGGCCGGATAAGGTCGCGGGAGGACGTGAGAGCCGTCGTTGGGAAAAGCCGCAGCGCGGCTTTTCCGGCGCTGCTGGCCACGACCCATTTGACATCTGCGTTAGCGGACGAGTGTATCGAGCACGACCTGCAGTTCATCGACCTGGCCGGTAATCTGTATGTGCATGCGCCTGGTCAGTACCTGCTCATCACGGGTAGGTCAGCGAATCCGGAGATCAAGCGTCTGGCATCGAGATCCGGCAGGCCGGCCATCTCCGCGAGCGCCTCTGCGCTCAGGATGATTTTTGTGCTGTTATCCGCTCCGGAACTGGTCAACCGTCCGTACCGGGAAATCGCGGCAGCGGCGGGTGTGGCACTTGGCACCATCGGCAGTGTGTTCGACGACCTGCGTGAGCGCGGTCTGCTGGCGGGCACGGACGGCCGACGATTGCTCGATCCTGCCGTGCTCAGGGAAGAATGGAGCATCAACTATCCGCTTCGCCTGCTGCCGAAGCTCAACGTGCACCGGTTCGCGGCAGGCGATCCTTCATGGTGGCAGCATGCCGAACTTCCCGCGGGGCAGGCATGGTGGAGCGGTGAAGTTGCTGCCGCAAAGCTGACCGGGCAACTTCGGCCGGGCGCGCAGACACTCTATGTCGAACCCACGGCAAGACCGGCCGTGACGATGGCACTCGCGAAGCATCACCGCCTGCGCGCCGATCCAGCCGGCAGGCTGGAAATCATCGACGCTTTCTGGCACCTGGACGAGCGGTGGATGGAAAAGGCGACGGTGCCACCTTTGCTCGTATACGCAGATTTGCTGCGTACGAGGGAACCTCGAAACGCGGAGGCCGCGGTGTTGGTCCGCGAGAAGATGGAGCAAGTCGGATGA